In Thermodesulfobacteriota bacterium, the following proteins share a genomic window:
- a CDS encoding DUF5615 family PIN-like protein: MRFLADMGLDIRVVEWLRNHGHDAKHLREEGLHRLPNGEIFEKAVAEKRIIITFDLDFGEIVALSKRRRKGVNLFRLHNTRTSNLLLKLSSVLKDAAKALDEGAIVIVEEFRHRVRYFPPIKNL, translated from the coding sequence ATGCGCTTTCTCGCTGATATGGGCCTGGATATCAGAGTGGTTGAATGGTTGCGTAACCACGGCCACGATGCGAAACATTTAAGGGAAGAAGGGCTCCATCGCTTGCCCAATGGTGAAATCTTTGAAAAGGCTGTAGCTGAAAAACGCATCATCATTACATTCGATCTTGATTTTGGGGAGATTGTTGCCCTGTCAAAAAGGAGAAGAAAGGGCGTCAATCTATTTCGTTTGCACAATACGAGAACTTCCAATCTTCTTCTCAAATTGTCTTCCGTGCTCAAAGATGCGGCCAAGGCTTTGGACGAGGGAGCCATTGTCATTGTTGAGGAGTTCCGTCACCGCGTTCGATATTTCCCTCCGATTAAAAACTTATAG
- a CDS encoding DUF433 domain-containing protein: protein MFDRITFDPEIMGGRACIRGMRIPVSVIVGQIAHGATFEEILEGYPDLEREDIQQAIEYAAWLAQEQGYNL, encoded by the coding sequence ATGTTTGATAGAATCACTTTTGATCCAGAGATCATGGGAGGTCGGGCGTGTATTCGGGGTATGCGGATTCCCGTTTCTGTTATCGTAGGCCAGATCGCACATGGTGCTACTTTTGAAGAAATCCTTGAGGGATATCCGGATTTAGAGAGAGAAGATATCCAGCAGGCCATTGAGTATGCGGCCTGGTTGGCACAAGAACAAGGCTATAACCTGTAA